The Tachysurus vachellii isolate PV-2020 chromosome 23, HZAU_Pvac_v1, whole genome shotgun sequence genome segment GAGGGCAAGACGTAACGTTATTGTACAAGATTCAGCTGTCCTTTGTTTTTACAGGTATGGTGTAAGTGCTgggtttgttatttattgttctgtttgaTTTAAGTTTACTTTCATTATCTTGGTACCGTTTTTGCATGTAAACAGATCCGTTtatcatatgtatgtatgtgtatatatatatatatatagtgtataaatgtgtgtgtgtgtatgtgtgtgtgtatatatatatatatatatatatatatatatatatatataatcattcattcattcattcatcttctaccgcttatccgaactacctcgggtcacggggagcctgtgcctatatatatataatgtgtgtgtgtgtatatatatatatatgtatatatatatatatatatatattattgttgtatatattattatatatatataattgaatgtaaaatattatttaaatgtttataataatattctgGCTGTTGATTTTAGTCATAAAGCTTTTTAGTGCTTAATTTGAGCTGGATccggcattgtgtgtgtgtttgtgtgtgtgtgcatgcatgtttgtgtgtgcatgcgtgtgtgtgtttgtgtgtgcatgtgtgtgtgcgtgtttgtgtgtgcgtgtgcatgcgtgtttgtgtgtgtgtgtgtgcatacgtgtgtgtgtgcgtatgtccgcgtgtgtgtgtttgtgtgtgcatgcgtgtgtgtgtttgtgtgtgcatgcgtgtgtgtgtttgtgtgtgcatgcgtgtgtgtgtttgtgtgtgcatacgtgtttgtatgtgtgtgcatgcatgtttgtgtgtgcgtgtttgtgtgtgtgtgcatgcgtgtttgtgtgtgtgtgcatacgtgtgtgtgtgtatgttcgtgtgtgggtgtttgtgtgtgcatgcgtgtgtttgtgtgcgcatgcgtgtgtttgtgtgtgtgtgtgtgcgtgcatgcatgtttgtgtgtttgtgtgtgcatgcgtgtttgtgtgtgtgcgtttgtttgtgtgtgaatgagtgaaacaCAGCCAGCAagtctgagtgtgtttatgcaGATGAACTTAGAGGTGGTGTTTAGCTATTGGTCCTCAGCATATATTTTTGACCAATCCGCTTTCTTAAGTTTACAATCACTCTCATCGGTTGGTGATTATTGTTGGTCTccctaaataatatttaataacaatataattaaatttaCAAAATGTCAAAGAGAGAGTCAAAgatattttcattgtttaaatcCACGACTAAAGCTGATGGTGTGCCTGATCAAAAGGACAGAAAAATCCACTGATCAGATGAATGATATTCGGTCTCAACAAATAATAACCCTAACCTGAAAAAGCGAAGTCGAGTCCCTTTGCGAGTGTTTTCGAATCGACTGTTCCAGAGTTGTATTGTGTGCTTTCAGAGAGTTTACAAGGACAGTAACGGACAACAGGTCTCAAGTGCAATCAAAGTCCCCTTTAAGTGCATCGAAACAATTCCCTTCTCCGGGGCAGAATACGTACAGTACGAGGCTTCTCTCAGATGAATTTGTTACACACATCACAAGGACGACAAGAAGGCTTTCAAGACGCTGTGGGCTCTTTTTGAAGATAAGGCACAGAATAGTGAACTGAACGTCAGTGATGTCGGTAAACAGGATCGCAGTGATGTTTcataatattcatatttgtaGCTACacgtgtttttaaaaaatccacGATTGGCCTGTATACGGAACAGAATAACACACGAGACCATGTAGAATCTTGTTAATGATTAAAGTTGCACTATCACTCTTTAGTGACGTCataataactgtaataacaATCATAATCATTTTATCTCACCATTTGAACCACTGTTACAAAATAACAATGAAAGAGCTGTTAACGTTTTACACAGCTTTTGATTCTCtacattttaatgcaaaagtTTGTTCTTTCGTTCTTTTACAGGAACATAATGAATCTGCAGGAATACTTCAGAAGGATCGGGTTCGGCGGCGTGTACGAGAAACCCGACTTGGTCACGCTCCGCGCCGTACACGAGCTGCACGTGATGAGCGTCCCCTTCGAGAACTTCAGCATCCACTGCGGAGAGCGGAACACCATGGACCTGCAGATCATTTATGAGAAGATTGTGAGAAACCGTCGTGGAGGATGGTGCTGTGAAAACAACCTTCTCTTCTCCTGGGTGCTCAGAGAGATGGGCTACAAATACACCATGTTGGGCGCTAAAGTCTTCAACACGCTCAAAAATGACTTTAATCCTATGGATTCCCACCTCATTAACATGGTGGAGATCGAAGGCAAGCCGTATATAGCTGATGTGAGTTTTGGAGTGTCGTACCAGATCTGGTACCCGTTAGAAATGATTGCAGGTAAAGATCAACCACAGCCATCAGGGATCTTCCGCCTGATGAACGACGGTGAGACTTGGATGCTGGAGAAGATCGGAAGAAAGCCACTGGTCCAGAATGAAGCCTTCGCCAGTTCCAGCCTCGTCGACAAACGCCAGACAAAAACGATATACTCTTTCGTATTAACTCCACGTGGGATTGATCATTTCCTAAACACAAGCGAGTACCTGCAGACCAGCCCCGAGTCTCTGTTCACCCAGAAATCCATCTGTTCCCTCCAGACCCCAACTGGGTTCAGAGCTCTGATTGGTTGGACCTACTGTGAAGTCACTTTTAACCCTGACGAAGACACGGACCTCATCGAGATGCGAGATGTAGCTGACAGTGAGATAGAGACTATACTAAAGGAAAAGTTCAACATCGTTTTAGCTAATAAACTAACGGCAATAAATAACAAAGCTACATATAAACTATAAGGCATTTATATCACACATATCTAAATACCATGACTTGGTTTTAACCGCTAACGGGCATTCTGAATTTTCAGTGCTTATTTATCTCATCTTTTAACATCTGGCCGTCTGGCTATAGTCTCGTCCACTGGACTCGATCTGGATCTGGCACTTCATTTTTAGAGGGCTGGGGATTTCTGAATAATTAGCCACAAATCTACAATAATACCCAGTCGACCACAGACAACAACAAAGCTTCACTTAAACTATAGAACATCTCTAATGATTTAGATGTTTTAGTTGATGTGCAATATGAAATTTTCTAGGCATAAATCAGTGTTACTCACTGCGCGGCTCGCGAGACTCCTGCGGCTCGCcgagctttaatatgcggctcgcatggcagtaaataacacgatgatatgatcatgtggttaaaatgtatttttcatttaaataacattaaaaacaatcagggatagaaaaacgaatgtgctctattacaaataataataatatatttatatatattatttgactcgtcactgactcactgcgttctgcgcaatagccagtttttggcggcctgccagaagctagtttgtgtttcatgctagttaacaacttgtgtttactgaacacacacggactaaaaaatggatcgatttcttatcaaacaatcccgcacacaaaatgaacagcaacaaagcaatgtgacagtgacaaaagaggtaactgatggggagcatgcgtcatccgcgactcgagtaattattgtattgcgatatcgtacattgtatttaagcagataagctatttaagactgaataacttggcatactttgcggtgaaagtggctctcatattgactttgtcctatcagtgtggctcacatgaaaaaaatagtgaagaccactggcaTAAATCATGGAAAATGTTATAATCATGATACCATCACGACTGACTCCAGTATGTCTTAAAGCATCACTCCAAGActgaaataaagtttattattaatcatctCTATGTTTAGGTTcttgtgttcattttaacatAAGATCGTTGTCACAAGTGAATTACTTCATGGTCTTGTACACATTCCTTCCACTGATTTCAGCCATATTCAGCAGTCTGATACCCTTCACAATTTGTACCTTATAAAATTCGCACAGATAAGAAATGTTGCTTGAACGTTGTTGTTTAACGCCAATAAACAACAAAGCTTCATATAAACTGTAAGGCATTTATATCACACATATCTAAATACCATGACTTGGGCTTCCCAAGCCTTTTGTGTCTTAAACCCCTACAGGcatcatgaattttttttttgtaattttttttggtaattggtttaaaaatcataaaattcaagagctattttatatttacttttaactcttagattgaaaactcattttctaccgcttatccgaactacctcgggtcacggggagcctgtgcctatctcaggcgtcattaggcatcaaggcaggatacaccctggacggagtgccaacccatcacagggcacacacacacacacacactctcatttactcacacaatcacacactacggagaattttccagagatgccaatcaacctaccatgcacgtctttggaccgggggaggaaaccggagtacacggaggaaacccccgaggcacggggagaacatgcaaactacacacacacaaggcggaggtgggaatcgaacccccaaccctggaggtgtgaggcgaacgtgctaaccactaagccaccgtgcccccccccaattcaattcaattcaattcagttcgtttatttgtatagcgcattttacaatggacattgtctcaaagcagctttacagaacataaacatagagcagaaggtaaacataaggagaagtataaagaattattcattcattcattttctaccgcttatctgaactacgtcgggtcacggggagcctgtgcctatctcaggcgtcatcgggcatcaaggcaggatacaccctggacggagtgccaacccatctcagggcacatacacacactctcattcactcacgcaatcacacactagggacaattttccagagatgccaatcaacctaccatgcatgtctttggaccgggggaggaaaccggagtacccggaggaaacccccgaggcacggggagaacatgcaaactccacacacacaaggtggaggcgggaaacgaaaccccaaccctggaggtgtgaggcgaacgtgctaaccactaagccaccgtgcccccttataaagaattaatataataaaaattcaagctatatatagttcacagtagtacagtatatctagTCTAGACTAGTAATAGTCTATCTAGTTTAgcttaaaaacattcattttgggTCCATGTGCTTTATACAGATTTTGGTAGGTAGTTTTATTACAAACGTATATAAAATTTAGCTTCAATCTAAACGTTAGACGCAAGGGTTAcctttgtctctctttcatcACAAAGTGTTATCACAACCGTATCATCTGCAATCCAGTTGGTCCAAGGGTTATCTCTGTCCGTTCTCATTCGTTCTTCAGGAGGATTCGACGActtgaacactctctctgaaAGTGTGTCGGCGGTTTGCAGTGAAGGTACGTTTTAAATGCTGGATTTATTATGTGGATGGTTTTTACATAGTGTTTTACATAAAAGTAATGAAAATAGTTTGTTCATGTTCACATTCTGATCGAGCAGGAGTTCTGtaacttttatataaattatacaaacATCCAACTATTCCGAAAATGTCCAATTGGTCCAATCTGACACCGTTTACAGGAAACTAGTCTTTAAGTTATTAATTTTTGCCTTCATCCTGTTCAATAGTCAAACACCTTTAATTAATGGTTCTTGcgaagcaacattattactgttgtgccggacaaaactttggCGCGTaacccgcagcttttgtcctagacccatgaatgacgtgtcaaatcgaccggctcattgaggagacgTGTGatttgacttttataagcgatccgagtaccggtacttccggtaccgggtctcaaagtggccttttttcccatagactcccattgtaaactttggaggtttataactcggcaagctttcgaactatctacaccaaactcgaccagctcctttagggtgatactctgaacaaagatttaaatcggtgtaccgactggcctttcggttgtgtcgcagccccgcccccaaaatatgcaaaatcaaaaaactttttacaacatggacatgtgacatatcaaaacactcagaacaatgaggggaacttcctcacatgtattttgatgacgtcacgtgatgtcacatgaaaataaaaaattagcacaacatggacatgtgacatatcaaaacactcagaacaatgtggaaaacttcctcaagagtattatgatgacatcacatgctcgtctcgactaccatccgggatttgccacgtgcaagcaccattcacattttcttcaggaaatgtacgttctagttgtTAATACTGGTCCAAACTGGATTTTTCCAGCCAAGCTAAGTTTGAGGCAGGTGTGTCTTCTTTCATTCTTCTACAGGAACATAATGAATCTGCAGGAATACTTCAGAAGGATCGGGTTCGGCGGCGTGTACGAGAAACCCGACTTGGTCACGCTCCGCACCGTCCACGAGCTGCACGTGATGAGCGTCCCCTTCGAGAACTTCAGCATCCACTGCGGAGAGCGGAACACCATGGACCTGCAGATCATTTATGAGAAGATTGTGAGAAACCGTCATGGAGGATGGTGCTGTGAAAACAATTTGCTCTTCTCCTGGGTGCTGAGAGAGATGGGCTACAAATACACCATGTTGGGTTCTAGAGAATTCAACACCCTCAAAAATGACTTCAGCCCCATGGATTCCCACCTCATTAACATGGTGGAGATCGAAGGCAAGCCGTATATAGCTGATGTGAGTTTTGGAGTGTCGTACCAGATCTGGTACCCGTTAGAAATGATTGCAGGTAAAGATCAACCACAGCCATCAGGGATCTTCCGCCTGCTGAACGACGGTGAGACTTGGATGCTGGAGAAGACCGGAAGGAAGCCGTTGGTCCAGAACAAAGCCCTCGCCAAACCCAGCTTCATCGACAAACGCCTGACGAAGCTGATACACTCTTTTGTATTAACGCCACGTGGGATTGATCATTTTGTGAACACAAGCGAGTACCTGCAGACCAGCCCCGAGTCTCTGTTCACCCAGAAATCCATCTGTTCCCTCCAGACCCCAACTGGATTCAGATCTCTGATTGGTTGGACCTACTGTGAAGTCACTTTTAACCCTGACGAAGACACGGACATCATCGACATAAGAGTTTTATCTGACAGTGAGATAGAGACTATACTAAAGGAAAAGTTCAACATCGTTTTAGCTAATAAACTAACGCCAATTGACAACAAAGCTGCATAAGAAGAATATGGTGTCTATACATTGtgcacagttttataaactaTCGCTAACAACCAAGATCATAACGTCAAACAAATTCGAAACATTCTAAACGATCTAATTAACCATTGAGGGattttgtgtacagtatgtgtgtaaacTGGATGGAAGTGTGATACAAATTACAGCTCATTAGTTTTTCTAAAAACCTAGAACCTCTAGACGTTTTTAGCGTCCTTTACGTGTACACCAGATGACTTAAACATTGACGCACAAAGGTCGCGGCGATGCAGTACAAACCAAATCTGCTTAAACATTACACACGTTAGTGACttattttatgcaaattcaATGTCGagttactgtatacagtatcaTTATCATTTGGCCCAGATTCAATGTCAATACACTTAGACTTTCAAAATGTAATCTCTCACATGATGTGTCaagtgacaaataaaagaaaaggatcGTGTGTGAAATAATCTCTACATAGAGATTTGACTCTTTAGAGCAAATAACAcctatgcattttatttcatggcgcctttcagaacacccaaagtcaccttacaagcaatatacaggtcattacataagacaaaacacataaacaaacagcatatacatataaagtgcatttaagtctcaataaaacatgttataagaaagcctgtataaaaagataagtCTTAAGACGCGTTTTAAAAGTCAACAAGCACTCGCTATTGCGAACATCGAGGGGAAGAGAATTCCATAGGCGGGGGGGAAACATAACTAAAAGATCTGACACCCATAGTAGTAAGTTGAATCCGAGGTACCACAAGAGaaattgaagatgaagatctgaGTGCACGTGAAGGAGTGTAAACCTGGAGAAGTTGAGTAAGGTATTGTGGTGCAAGATTATGaagtgccttataagtgagtagcaggattttaaactgaactctATATTTTACTGGAAGCCAATGCTGAAAAAGTTGAAAAAGAGGTAATGGGACAGGAAAGGAACGGCGGTCGAAGatctacttattcaggaaacacttcaactagtacttttccatatatatattaattaatgtatccaatgatagagatttaagcacttatgtacgtcgctctggataagggcgtctgtcacatgctgtaattgTAAATGAACGGAAACTTGTGAACAAAGAATGTtgaagtagaaataaaaaaataaagacatcaaTAATGGATCAtatataataaccttttgttctatgtttatgttctgtaaagatgctttgagacgacgtcaattgtaaaaagcgctatagaaataaattttaatttaattgaattgaatcagtTTACGTATTTTTAAAGGCCAGCGTTGTTTGTGAAAGTGCTGGAAAGTGTTGTtttcctctgttgataatcttacacagaattttagtgattGAGGAAATttcagctgctttttagatgaaaaaaatgttttatagaaCAATTCTATGATAAAATAGCCCGTGTTAGGctagggaaaaacagaaatacatatTAAACTCTACAaaatcctgagtgtctacttgaCAAAGAGTGTGAcgtgacaaagacattcaatactCAACATAGACAAAACTAAACAggagaaatttttatttttatagtcgATATATACAAACAGTatgaaattaattctgtgagtttttttatgcttaaattgaaacaaaaacattttttgataGTCAATGTATTAAtgctatcattcattcattcatcttctaccgcttatccgaactacctcgggtcacggggagcctgtgcctatctcaggcgtcatcgggcatcaaggcaggatacaccctggacggagtgccaacccatcgcagggcacacacacacactctcattcactcacacaatcacacactagggacaattttccagagatgccaatcaacctaccatgcatgtctttggaccggtggaggaaaccggagtacccggaggaaacccccgaggcacggggagaacatgcaaactccacacacacaaggtggaggcgggaatcgaaccccgaccctgtaggtgtgaggcgaacgtgctaaccactaagccaccgtgccccccttaatgctatcaataataaaaaatacaaaactcattacaattattaaaatgaaatgatttcatctggagatgtatttaatatttcatctaTAACAAAACAAGCTTCAAACTTTAGATTAAATCTCTAACACAGACCTTGTGCTCTGTACAGACTCTTGAAACTATCACATAGTATCATATTATAAAAGTTACGGTGTAGATTATTCACAAACTCTATCACAACTGTCTCTAAACATTAGCTACACTCCAAGGAGTCCAAGGGTTAACTTTGTCTCTGTCTACATGCTGGTCGTTCTGGGCTGTTCTCATTCATTCTCCTGACTGCAAAAAATTTCCAGGGGCTGTTTGTGAAGGGTATTTATTTTGAAggtattttactgtattttacttgtagttaaaattaaacatatttgcTTCATCGTAGCTGTATACAGTGCGATCGCTACATTTTGTGGTAACAATTTGTTCTTTCGTTCTTTGGCAGGAACATAATGAATCTGCAGGAATACTTCAGAAGGATCGGGTTCGGCGGCGTGTACGAGAAACCCGACTTGGCCACGCTCCGCACCGTCCACAAGCTGCACGTGATGAGCGTCACCTTCGAGAACCTCAGCATCCACTGTGGAGAGCGGAACACCATGGACCTGCAGATCATTTATGAGAAGATTGTGAGAAACCGTCGTGGAGGATGGTGCTGTGAAAACAACCTTCTCTTCTCCTGGGTGCTGAGAGAGATGGGCTACAAATACACCACACTGGGCGCTAAAGTCTTCAACATGCTCAAAAATGACTTTAATCCTATGGATTCCCACCTCATTAACATGGTGGAGATCGAAGGCAAGCCGTATATAGCTGATGTGAGTTTTGGAGTGTCGTACCAGATCTGGTACCCGTTAGAAATGATTGCAGGGAAAGATCAACCACAGCCAGCAGGGATCTTCCGCCTGCTGAACAATGGTGAGACTTGGACGCTGGAGAAGACCGGAAGGAAGCCACTGGTCCAGAATGAAGCCTTCGCCAGTTCCAGCCTCGTCGACAAGTCTGTCACGAAGACTATGTACTCATTTTTGTTAACTCCACGTGGGATTGATCATTTCCTGAACACAACCGAGTACCTGCAGACCAGCCCCGAGTCTCTGTTCACCCAGAAATCCATCTGTTCCCTCCAGACCCCAACTGGGTTCAGAGCTCTGATTGGTTGGACCTACAGTGAAGTCACTTTTAACCCTGACGAAGACACGGACCTCATCGAGATGAGAGATGTAGCTGACAGTGAGATAGAGACTATACTAAAGGAAAAGTTCAACATCGTTTTAGCTAATAAACTAACGGCAATAAATAACAAAGCTTCATTTAAACTATAGAACATCTCTAATGATTTAGATGTTTTAGTTGATGATCAATATGAAATTTAGGCATAAATCATAGAAAATATAAAGCACATCACTACTGACTCCAGTATGTCTTAAAGCATCACTCCAAAActgaaataaagtttattattaatcatctCTATGTTTAGGTTcttgtgttcattttaacatAAGATCGTTGTCACAAGTGAATTACTTCGTGGTCTTGTACACATTCCTTCCACTGATTTCAGCCATATTCAGCAGTCTGATACCCTTCACAATTTGTACCTTATAAAATTCGCACAGATAAGAAATGTTGCTTGAACGTTGTTGTTTAACGCCAATAAACAACAAAGCTTCATATAAACTGTAAGGCATTTATATCACACATATCTAAATACCATGACCTGAAAAGTTGCTTGCCCATTTTTCAACTGTTCCCTGATCGCTGCCTAATAATCCACCCCTCGATAGTGCTAAATGTGACGTCTAGGTGTAATAAGtgttatattaaatgtttatgtaagtATTTAATTCAGTCGAATTTACTAATTGTGTAACTTACATaccttttgatttatttacttataactCAGCTGAATTATAATTGATCGCCAAATAATACTAAAGGTTTGCGTAAATAACTTAATATTGtattatagtataatatttcatacatttatattcaattcatttccgttttatttgtataacacttttaacaatggacatcagctcaaagcacctttacagaaatgtacaaaTTCTAGATATTATAGAATTTTtcttgttatatattatatattttacttgtTATACATTAGAAATGTATCTATAATGtgaaagccagaggtgatggtaTTGAAGAAAACTCAgagagacgatatgaggaagaaacccgAAGATGAACCAGACTCGAAAGGCAAACTATCTTCATCTGGGACCAAACTATCTTCATCACCAGCAACTTACAGTGTCTCATAAATTGGAGCTTCAGAgttatttctgaattcattatagaaACTTTGGGAAATTTAACATTAATTATATGAAACTATTTTTCAttcacagaaataaagaaatgatatttgtttgaaatatattgaatgtttgtgattttaaatattaaacccaTTAAATGTAAACGTTGACACATTTATATGACGCCATTATGTTTAAGTTTAATCGGTGACACGTTTATACGACACcattatgtttaattttaatcGTTGACACGTTTATATGACACCATTATGTTTAAGTTTAACCGTTGACACGTTTATATGACACCATTATGTTTACGTTTAATCGTTGACACGTTTATATGACACCATTATGTTTAAGTTTAATCGTTGACACGTTTATATGACACCATTATGTTTACGTTTAATCGTTGACACGTTTATATGACACCATTATGTTTAGGTTTAATCGTTGACACGTTTATACAACACCATTATGTTTAAGTTTTACCGTTGACACGTTTATACGACACCATTATGTTTAAGTTTAACCATTGACAAGTTTATATGACACCATTATGTTTAAGTTTAATCGTTGACACGTTTATACGACACCATCATGTTTACGTGTAAACATTGACACGTTTCTATGACACCATTATGTTTAAGTTTAATCGTTGACACGTTTATATGACACCATTATGTTTACGTTTAATCGTTGACACGTTTATATGACACCATTATGTTTAAGTTTAATCGTTGACACGTTTATATGACACCtttatgtttaagtttaatCGTTGACACGTTTATATGACACCATTA includes the following:
- the LOC132838994 gene encoding arylamine N-acetyltransferase, pineal gland isozyme NAT-10-like isoform X1, which produces MFSPCLGGFLRVLRFPPPVQSHAWNIMNLQEYFRRIGFGGVYEKPDLVTLRAVHELHVMSVPFENFSIHCGERNTMDLQIIYEKIVRNRRGGWCCENNLLFSWVLREMGYKYTMLGAKVFNTLKNDFNPMDSHLINMVEIEGKPYIADVSFGVSYQIWYPLEMIAGKDQPQPSGIFRLMNDGETWMLEKIGRKPLVQNEAFASSSLVDKRQTKTIYSFVLTPRGIDHFLNTSEYLQTSPESLFTQKSICSLQTPTGFRALIGWTYCEVTFNPDEDTDLIEMRDVADSEIETILKEKFNIVLANKLTAINNKATYKL
- the LOC132838994 gene encoding arylamine N-acetyltransferase, pineal gland isozyme NAT-10-like isoform X2: MNLQEYFRRIGFGGVYEKPDLVTLRAVHELHVMSVPFENFSIHCGERNTMDLQIIYEKIVRNRRGGWCCENNLLFSWVLREMGYKYTMLGAKVFNTLKNDFNPMDSHLINMVEIEGKPYIADVSFGVSYQIWYPLEMIAGKDQPQPSGIFRLMNDGETWMLEKIGRKPLVQNEAFASSSLVDKRQTKTIYSFVLTPRGIDHFLNTSEYLQTSPESLFTQKSICSLQTPTGFRALIGWTYCEVTFNPDEDTDLIEMRDVADSEIETILKEKFNIVLANKLTAINNKATYKL
- the LOC132838733 gene encoding arylamine N-acetyltransferase, pineal gland isozyme NAT-3-like, translated to MNLQEYFRRIGFGGVYEKPDLVTLRTVHELHVMSVPFENFSIHCGERNTMDLQIIYEKIVRNRHGGWCCENNLLFSWVLREMGYKYTMLGSREFNTLKNDFSPMDSHLINMVEIEGKPYIADVSFGVSYQIWYPLEMIAGKDQPQPSGIFRLLNDGETWMLEKTGRKPLVQNKALAKPSFIDKRLTKLIHSFVLTPRGIDHFVNTSEYLQTSPESLFTQKSICSLQTPTGFRSLIGWTYCEVTFNPDEDTDIIDIRVLSDSEIETILKEKFNIVLANKLTPIDNKAA
- the LOC132838727 gene encoding arylamine N-acetyltransferase, pineal gland isozyme NAT-10-like, encoding MNLQEYFRRIGFGGVYEKPDLATLRTVHKLHVMSVTFENLSIHCGERNTMDLQIIYEKIVRNRRGGWCCENNLLFSWVLREMGYKYTTLGAKVFNMLKNDFNPMDSHLINMVEIEGKPYIADVSFGVSYQIWYPLEMIAGKDQPQPAGIFRLLNNGETWTLEKTGRKPLVQNEAFASSSLVDKSVTKTMYSFLLTPRGIDHFLNTTEYLQTSPESLFTQKSICSLQTPTGFRALIGWTYSEVTFNPDEDTDLIEMRDVADSEIETILKEKFNIVLANKLTAINNKASFKL